Proteins from a genomic interval of Candidatus Obscuribacterales bacterium:
- a CDS encoding response regulator transcription factor: MSADSDLTLTRILIVEDDPMMQLGLEQSLSSQPRLTVVGRAEDGYTAIALAKTLTPDIVVMDIGLPRLDGIAATQQIKTALPTTRVVMLTSHTSETEVISALSSGADAYCVKGTSVESLLAAIAAATEGASYLDPQVARLVMDHLKPPAQSSSGMIGQLSQREMEVLTLMVEGHSNPEIAAQLFLSPNTVKTHVRGIMNKLAVDDRVQAAVVALRSGLVP; encoded by the coding sequence ATGTCTGCGGATTCAGACCTGACCCTAACCCGGATTTTAATTGTCGAAGATGATCCCATGATGCAGCTTGGGCTAGAGCAATCACTCTCCAGTCAGCCTAGGTTGACGGTCGTAGGACGGGCAGAGGATGGCTACACGGCGATCGCCCTGGCCAAAACCCTCACCCCCGATATTGTGGTTATGGATATTGGCTTGCCCCGCCTCGACGGCATTGCGGCTACCCAGCAGATTAAAACAGCTCTGCCAACAACCCGAGTGGTGATGCTCACCTCCCACACCTCGGAAACAGAGGTGATTAGTGCCTTGTCGAGTGGTGCGGATGCCTATTGCGTGAAGGGTACCAGTGTTGAAAGTTTGCTGGCAGCGATCGCTGCGGCAACGGAGGGGGCCAGCTATCTCGATCCCCAAGTGGCCCGCTTAGTCATGGATCACCTCAAGCCGCCGGCCCAGTCCTCTAGTGGCATGATTGGCCAACTATCGCAGCGGGAAATGGAAGTGCTGACCCTGATGGTGGAAGGTCATAGCAACCCAGAGATCGCCGCCCAGCTTTTTCTCAGCCCCAATACGGTGAAAACCCACGTGCGCGGCATTATGAACAAGCTGGCGGTGGATGATCGGGTGCAGGCGGCGGTGGTAGCGCTGCGATCGGGGCTGGTGCCCTAG